AACAGTGCAGTCGCACGCGAGGGCCGAAAGGGGCACGTGCGCCGCGTGCGATGAGCCTGCGCTGTTAGCGGCTAGCGGGCGGCAGTCCGAGCACGCTCAATTCGGGTCGTCAGCTAGTTCCGATCCCGGCGCCAACGCCGTAAGGCGAGCGCCGGGGAGCAGACCAGCTTCGATGTGTTTGCCACGGTCGACAAAATCCCTGGTGAGATGGAATATATGGATGTGCTAGATGGCGTAGCGTTCGGGGCTTAAGGCGGAACCGACCGTTTCCGCCCCGACGAGAGGAACCGAAGTGGGGAGATTCAGACCCGGCGATCGCGTACGCGTGGTGTCGGTGACCAACGAGGGCCGCGAGCCAATCACTGATGCGGCGCACCCAGATGCAATCGACTGGACCGGAAAGTCGCTGATCGGCGCGGTGGGCGTTGTAACCGACGTGTTCGCGGACCGCCAGACGCGCAACAACATTCGCCTGGACCACCTGGTGGAGGCCGTTGCCTTTCCCGACGCGGACCTGGAGCCAGAAGCATGAGCTCGGCACGTAATCCACAGGGCACGATCATGTTTGGCTACTGCCGTGTCAGCACTGAGGAGCAAGCCGAGAAGCGCAATGGCCTGGAAGCACAGCGCGCAACCATCGACGCCGAAGCCGAGCGCCGAGGCTGGGCCGTGGAGCACTACAAGGACGCTGGTGTCAGCGGCAAGGTGATCGGCCCGCAGCTACGAGAAGTGTTGCAGCTGTTGGGTAGCGGGCAAGGCGACGGGCTTGTGGTCGCCAAGCTAGACAGATTGTCGCGGTCGATCGTCAACGCGACCAGCATAATCGAAGCCGCGCAGGCCCAAGGGTGGTCGCTGGTGGTGCTGGACCTCGGCGTTGACCTGACGACGACGGCGGGCCGCATGGTGGCCATGAACCTGGTCAACTTCGCCCAGTATGAGCGGGAGCTGATCAGCGAGCGCACCAAGGCCGGTCTCGCGGCGAAGCGGGCACGCGGCGAGCGCATTGGCCGGCCCAGGCAGGCACCGCCTGGCGTCGTGCGGCGAATCGTCATGGACCGCAATACCGGCCTGAGCTTCGCCAAGATCGCGACCACGTTGGCAGCTGAAGGCATCTTGAGCCCAGCTGGCCTGCCCACCTGGCAGACCTCCACTGTGCGGCGCATTTACGCGAGCGCCACCGCCGCAACAGAAATGGAAGCAAGCTGATGGCAGGCATTCAGAAGCGCGTACGCGCTAGCGGTACAACAACTTACGTGGTGCGTTGGTACGCCCCGGATGGCAAGGAACGGACCAAGGGCGGGTTCCGCACCCGCAAGGACGCCAAGGCGTTCGCCGCCAAGGCCGATTCCGCGATGTTGACGGGTATGGACTTCGACCCCGGCAAGGGCAAGATGTTGTTCCGGGACGCGGCGGCAATCTGGCTGGAGTCGCGCAAGGCCGATACCCGCAACGACGCCGAGAACCACCGGTACGCGCTCGCCCCGGCCGCAACCCGGCGCGGCGACGGCAAGACGCTCGGGATTGACGCGATGTTCGGCGGCTACCCGCTCAACAAGATCACCCGCGAGTACATCCAGGCGTGGATCAATCAACTCACCGCGGCGGGCAAGAAGCCGTCCACGGTGCGGCATGCGTTCTGGACCGTCCGCATGGTCTTGGAGCAGGCGGTGGTAGATGGCCGGCTGGCGAAGAGCCCAGCCGAGCACCTCAAGTTGCCCACCGAGACGGGCACCAACGGCGGCCAGGTCGGGGTAGTCGTAGACCGCGCCATGTTCCTCACGCCCGCACAGGTTTCTGCGCTCGTGGACGCGACGCCGTGGCCTTACAACGTCCTGGTTCACGTCGCGGCGTGGGCGGGGTTGCGCGCGGCGGAGCTTGGCGGGCTCACCATCGGGAATGTCGAACTGCCAGACCCACCGCTGAACCCGAACGCCCCAACGAAGCCAGGCGTGCTGCGAGTCCAGCAGGCCGCACGGCCCAACGGCGCGGCCATCGAGTACGGCCCGCTCAAGACTAAGCAGAGCTACCGCCGCGTACCGTTGACCGCCGAGACGACCGCGTTGCTGCGCGACTACCTCGCCGAGCACCCGCGCCGCGATGAGCCCGCCGCACCCCTGTGGCCCGGTATGGCGCTGACGCGGCCCCGGCCTACGGGAGCGCGGGCCACTCCCGCCGCACCAGGAGCGGCCTCTACGGCGGTGGAAGATGCCCCTCCGAGCGCGACCGCGAAGGACCGCGCGCGACGACAGGCCAACGCCCTGGCCGAACTCGCCGTCGAGGACGCCGAGAAGCGGTTAGTGCTCGACTGGACCCAGCCGCTACGCCACACGACTTTCTACAAAGCCGTCTACCGCCCAGCGGTGTTGCGCGCCAACAGGCTTACCCCGACGGCGCCGCTATCCCCGGCGCAGTCGTTCCACTCACTACGTCACACATACGCGAGCTTGTGCCTCGCAGCGGGCATCCGGCCCATCGACATCG
This genomic interval from Mycobacterium sp. SMC-2 contains the following:
- a CDS encoding recombinase family protein, encoding MSSARNPQGTIMFGYCRVSTEEQAEKRNGLEAQRATIDAEAERRGWAVEHYKDAGVSGKVIGPQLREVLQLLGSGQGDGLVVAKLDRLSRSIVNATSIIEAAQAQGWSLVVLDLGVDLTTTAGRMVAMNLVNFAQYERELISERTKAGLAAKRARGERIGRPRQAPPGVVRRIVMDRNTGLSFAKIATTLAAEGILSPAGLPTWQTSTVRRIYASATAATEMEAS
- a CDS encoding tyrosine-type recombinase/integrase, which translates into the protein MAGIQKRVRASGTTTYVVRWYAPDGKERTKGGFRTRKDAKAFAAKADSAMLTGMDFDPGKGKMLFRDAAAIWLESRKADTRNDAENHRYALAPAATRRGDGKTLGIDAMFGGYPLNKITREYIQAWINQLTAAGKKPSTVRHAFWTVRMVLEQAVVDGRLAKSPAEHLKLPTETGTNGGQVGVVVDRAMFLTPAQVSALVDATPWPYNVLVHVAAWAGLRAAELGGLTIGNVELPDPPLNPNAPTKPGVLRVQQAARPNGAAIEYGPLKTKQSYRRVPLTAETTALLRDYLAEHPRRDEPAAPLWPGMALTRPRPTGARATPAAPGAASTAVEDAPPSATAKDRARRQANALAELAVEDAEKRLVLDWTQPLRHTTFYKAVYRPAVLRANRLTPTAPLSPAQSFHSLRHTYASLCLAAGIRPIDIAELMGHRDVKTTLTVYAHLINTDDHTGNMAALGALTKLTTKVDNVIQLHG